The genomic DNA AATTCTATAAGGGTTGACCCCTTACCCGTGGAAGGtattagggcgcgccctaagtaaAAGAGATGGTTTGTATAGGGATATCAGCATGGTTATTTggacagattctttggatgattcaaggaagatggagataTTATAACTAACATATTTGCTGCAGTTACtttattgaagaactccttcctgtaatgCAATCACAtaaaggcggtgtccgtggtcagaaACATCCAGGAGTATGCCTGGACGGAAAGTCTTCTCCTATAGTCAATAAGTGTCCTCATTAGGGATGCGGGGTGGATTCTGGTGTGTACTTTGGGAGTTTTGTCTCTGTaatcaacgggtgtcctcgttgggagacttcggagtatcgtgcactttgcacccaaaagtttGGGATCGCTTGTCCTGCAATCTagtaggggctccttatccgggggagaaggatgcgtccaacatttggggtgaaccacggctatacctgcatCCATGGATTAGaaaaacagctggtagcggagggttatccttggccagggagatgccttatccatgaagtctcgaagccgcggacgagaCTTGAGTCTTTGTGGTTGGGTCTTATcagcggacattcctaaagctagtacAAGACATTTTTcagtaggtttcctactgggTCTCGGGACAAGAAATCTAAgtccattagatttcttgttccccaagaactacgttggcttgattccctataaatagggatacgtaggcaaattgtaaggaGTCAAAAGCGAGAGCGCAAATGAGACACAACTAACCCTAAACAATCTCAGTCTCtaataatcaccaccaccaaaaCACTGTTCACGTTTTCCGACGAACACTATTTATAAAatccgacgaatactgttcacGTTTTTCGACGGAGAACCACCGTTACGGATCTTGTTTCCGACTACGAATCTCAAactttgttgttaccaaattTCTCCGTTAACAACCATATCTAAAGGATTTCATTCCACTGTCACGAGGAATAACAAGCGTTAACGGTCTtagtttaaaaaaaaaaaatttataacCTCCTCAAAATTTTAAAGTAATTTAATATCTAAATCCTTCgataaatttccaaaaatcacTTGCAATAATACTCTTACATAGTGCAAAATTGAGCTCCTATAACATGTTTTTGTTACTTTTTTCTAAAAAAAGTATGGCGTGATACCATTTATTTGTATAATAATAGAGGCCATGAAatagaaatatatatatttttttaagttAAAATGGAATGGAAGAATTTATTTGAATTTATACCTAGGTTGGCataaattttggaaaatatgGAATGCAACTCATATTTTTTGAGCTATCCCGATTAAAGAAAAAAATTAACACCACTTGTACAAAAGAATCAAATTTAACGTTTAGGGGAAGTAATATCATGTGTTTGGAAAGAATTTCTACCCATTTAATTATTTTGGTTTGTTTTTCCATCACAATTTCGAAGCTTCTCGTTTTCGATTCGAGCGGACTTTGTTAGATTGGAGAGCTAGAATATTTTTTTAAGTAGttttatttttcagattttataattttttttttgaatttttagtTTTTATTGCTCCTCTTGAGAGGTTGTTTCGTTTTCTATTGTGAGGCTTGATTTGATTTAGTGATAAAATTTTGTAAAAATTGTAAATTATGATTGATATCTCAAACGAGTTCTAAAATATATTTCTCGATTATCTTTACATTGCATTAAAAGTTTTAATTGAAATAAGAATATATTTAGCACCTCAAAATTTCAAAttgataaatatttaaatttCCAATAATCACTTATAATTAGTGTTGTTGAAAGCGGAAATCGGACTTAATCTATGGAGGCACCGTCCAGGGATTAATCGGGTAATCGAGCATTAATCAGATCATTAATcgaaattaatttaatattatttttatttataaataataatacatgtaattattttactattttgattatacttatataatttttattaatatttataaaaataattttaaaacatggaatattattaaaataaatataattctTAAAATCTTACTTATGAATTTAGATCAATTTGACATGAAAAATTAAGAAAGTTTATTATTTAACCATTTAAAATAGTAAATATGTATAggaaattattatatttcttaaaatctctacaaatttatatattttttactttgtatttttctaaatattttttcaaatttttaccAATGAAACCGTTTTTTACCGATTAACCCGATTTTTTACTAATTTATCTAATTTTTCATGAGTTTTGATTAATTTCATAAAATATAACTTTTAACCCAAATTTCGTTTAATGAATTTGTTTTTTCAACCAAAGAACGATTATCTCGGCCGATAATAATAATGCCACAAGTACAAAAATGGCCCACCCATATCTCATTATACCAAAGATCAGCGAAGAATAAAAAATCAAGAGCGCAAAACACAGAAATCATGTTTTTAAGCTTGCTTCCAAAGAAGGCGGACTCTTCCTTAATATAAAAGTCAAACAATCCAGATTTACTCATACATTTTATACGCGTCTACATATAATTATACATACATCATACATGTACGTTATTACAGCACTACAAACAAGTTTTAGATCGAACCTCCTCAGATTCATCAACACAACAAAATCTTAATAGCCCAGTTCTTACTTGTTTAGTTGTGTTCATGTCgcatatttatatattattatattcataccTAAAAATCaatatataaatatttcattTTTGTATATTATTACTACTGGTTCGAATACAACGTCTgatcttcttctttcttgcacCTAATTAggtatataaaatataaataaatatagcATATAATTACAGTTATTGAGTAATATACACTGTtgttatatataattaaaatattgcTACAAGATTTAAAAATGTTTTACTCGATGCTTGTTAGCCGGCTGTGTTAGATCCAACATTTGCACGACTCAGATCCAAGCTTCTCTACCCATCATCATCAAATGGCTATCTTGAAGTAAGCTTCTTTTTCCATATATTTAATCATTTCTGCTGTTTATATTTATGATTTTATGTGTTTTTTCCATGTATTTTAGGGTTTATAGTTTGCTTAATTGGAATTTATGTACATTTGATTTTTGTTGCAATGTACTGATGTGTTTGATATATTTTTGTTGTCCCTGCTTCACTCTTTATTTTGTAGCTGGGATAAATGTATgaaagatatatattatatactgtattttttagtttttttcttggtttctgttttttttaaattgtttGGTTATGTAGTCATTGGGAAAATTCGATTTGTAAGTATTTATTTTATAGGAATTTGGAAGCTTTAATACGAAAGAGCTAATTTTTTTTAGGAATTTAGATGCTTGAATACGAAAGAGCTACTAAATTAGGAATTTGGAGACCTGATTAGGAAATTATGGAAGATTAATGAATTCCTATTGTACTGTTTGGTTTGGTATGTGTGTTAGATAACTGTAAGTATAGATCTTGTGCTCTGTTTATTTCAACTTATGCAACTACAATTGGCTAATCTGGAAAGATAACCTTTCATGTTATTTGGTCTTTGATATATAAAATGAGCTGGGCTCTCGTGTTAGGGGTACCGTCATGAATTTTGAATTTAAGCTCTTGCCTTGTGTGTAAATAGGATGCTTATTTATCACTACTTCGCTAAAATGTTTGTGGTTATTTAATGAAAAAGATATAGGGTTGTTTGATGGTTGTTTAAAATGCTACTCTTTCATATCTACACAGAGTGTATTTGTAATTTAAAATGTTATGATGACTTGTGATTTTTCTCTAATAGATTTGTAGTAAATACTCTCCCTTACTCGTATGAGTGGCCACTGGCCAATAATACAACAAACTGTTAGAAAAAAACAGAGGCCTCACTTGTATGAGTGTACAATTAGTCTACACCGAGCTTCGGTACCATGTTAAGTAATTAATTCTGCCAAACTAAGTTGTTAAAACTTAGAAGGAGGCATCAATTGGATCACATATTATATTTGTAGCATGCATCCATTAATTATATAGCTGGCATTTGGAAGAGTTCTGTTTCTGGTGCTCTTGTACATTGTTTTATAATTGTGGTCATATGTTCATTTGTTGCAGAGCAAGAATAATTTTTGGGGTTTCTCTCTCGTTAATTATTATCAACCTGGTTGCTGTAATGGAGCGTGCTGATGAGAATCTCCTTCCATCTGTCTACAAAGAAGTTAGTGAAGCTTTTGGTGCTGGGCCAGCTGAGCTTGGTTATCTGTCATTCACACGAAACTTTGTGCGGGGAATTTCATCACCACTGGCAGGTGTATTAGTTATAAACTATGACCGCAGCACTGTTCTTGCAACTGGGACCTTTATCTGGGCATTTGCAACAGCTGCAGTTGGTGCAAGTCACCATTTTCGGCAAGTTGCATTCTGGAGAGCAGTAAATGGATTTGGACTAGCTATTGTGATACCTGCGCTTCAGTCTTTTATAGCTGATAGCTACAAAGATGCTGCAAGAGGAGCTGGATTTGGGTTTTTGCATCTTATTGGCCACATGGGTGGTATAGGAGGTGGAGTTCTTGCCACTGTAATGGCTGGACATGAATTCTGGGGTATGCCTGGATGGCGTTGTGCCTTCATTATGATGGCAACTTTGAGTGCCCTGATTGGATACTTCGTTCTTTTGTTTGTTGTTGACCCTAGAAGAACAGACCCCACAACTGATGCGAGTACTGATAGGTGAGGATTTATTTATCTAGAATGGTGTAAATTGTGCACATTAAATCAGTGTGTGGCCATATATCTATTATCAATTCTCAAGTGCCTGGTAACTTAGCTACTCCCTTTTTCAGGGAAGCATTAGTATATAAGGATAATATCAGTGTAGCATCAGTTTGGATGGAGGCCTTAAAAGCAATGAAAGCAGTTGTAAAGGTGAAAACATTTCGGATCATTGTCTTGCAGGGTTTAGTTGGTTCACTGCCTTGGACATCCATGGTTTTCTTCACTCTGTGGTTTCAACTAATAGGTGAGCATTTATGCATTAATATATAGTCATTTTATGtgtaaaaataaatttatgttCTATTTACTACAGTGTCATTAACTCATGCCTAGTTTTTTCATAAACTAGACATAAATAATTAAGTGTTCGAAGTTGTGAAGGTGAGGGAAATGTACATGAGTCTACTATACAAAGTTCTGTATTTGCTGCCAACTAGTTTACAGGGTGTGTAATTTTGTTAACTTGATTCGCAGGCTTTGATCACAACAGCACAGCATCCCTCCTCAGTCTTTTTGCTGCTGGAGTTGCCATGGGATCCTTTTTGGGTGGAGCGCTCGGAGACAGAGTATCACGTGTGTACCCAAATTCAGGTCGCATATTATGCGCACAGTTCAGCGCGTTTATGGGGATCCCATTCACATGGTTCCTTCTTAGAATGATTCCACAATCAGTGAGCAGCTACTATACGTTTGCAATCACACTTTTCCTCATGGGCCTCAGCATAAGCTGGTGTAACACTGCTGCAAATGCCCCTATGTTTGCTGAGGTTGTCCCTGCCAAGAATCGGACAATGATTTACGCATTTGATAGAGCTTGTGAAGGATCCTTCTCTGCTTTTGCTGCTCCAATGGTCGGAATCCTTTCAGAAAAATTATATGGCTACAACCCAAAATCTGTTGATCCAACAACCGGGTCATTACCAGAGGCCCTTGCATTGTCCAAAGGGCTTTTCACAATGATGGCAGTTCCATTTGGGTTGTGTTGCTTGTTTTACACACCTGCTCATTGGTTCTTTAGAAGAGACCGTCTGAACGTTAGAATGGCTAGTTTGAAAGAGACAGAGTTAATCTAGATAGCTGTATTTTCTTTACACGGAATTCTCCAAGCAGCAGGAATATTTTACGGCTAGAGAAGATAAAATCGTTTGAGAATTAGAGTATGATTCTTTGACACAGTCTGTGGATGTCACTCTGTTTTAACCACACACATACTTTGGGTTAAATGGACCATTGTGGTATCAACTACTACGTTATTTTagtttttatatattaaatatttacactTTAAAGATGATATAAATGTTAAAGCAGATGTTCTAGAACAAATGATCGTTAGTTATATATCATGTTGCAATATTATTATTGGGACGGTATGTAAAATGATCGGTGATACTATGTTGTTACAATCTTTTGTCCTCGACAGCACCCAATTAGTTTTTTCCTACAAGTACAAGCAAATAGGGCAGAGTAAACACCCAAGTGCTCAGCTGCTATCTGGCCATCTGGGTCTGTGATTGTGAAGGACAGACAATTATTAAACTCTCTCTGTTTTTATGATTAACCATTGCACTCTTTTCTACTCCTCGCAAGTGCTTTTctcttgatgaaccaacaaaaCAAAAGGATCACCAACAAGTACTACCAAACATCAAATAAACGTGAAACATCAATGTGGTTGTTGATTCCGGTTATATTTTGTTTTTTTTGCTTTTTAATTTATATATGCCATTTTGAGCTATGCATGCCACTGAAATTGCGTGTGAACCAGTAAATACACATCTTTAACGCCATTTTTTAAATGTAAACGTGATCATATCCTAGATTTAGATTATTTTCCTGGTTGTTTTTGCTGTTTTCTACTAAACACACGTATAATATTTTGTATTGAGATTGACCTGTGACTAGTGCTGGCCAAGTGTGCGGTCCGTGCGTGCCGggccgggccgcacacgggttGAACACTCGGTAATTGAACACTGAACCGGACCGCTGAATTACGAACCGGGTTCGGGCCGGGTTTGAACCGTTAAAACATGACTCGTAACCGAACCGAACGAATTCGTGAACCGGGCCGTGCGGGTTGAATTACGAACCGGGCCGTGCGGACCGTGGGCGAGCCGTGTGTGCGGGCTGGGCGAGCCGTGTGCGGGCTGGGCGAGCCGTGTGCGGGCTGCATAATTGAGATCCTGACAACAATAATTCCTGAAAACTCGAGCAATAATAACTCGAAATTAGtaatcaattaataaaaaataaataacaaaatgtaacattattttctattatgtcacataatttattcaaaatattatagttgtaatcaattaattttattattttaaatttttggttaaaaagaggacggtacctcttataaattttattaattttaaaaaatattttattacaAATGATGTGAGAGGACTCCTCTCTCTCTAAAAAACGGAACAAACCGTATCAaacattaaaaaattacaaatcaaatgatattaaaacttaaaaaaaaaattacattaaaTATTTGTTCTAAAGTTGTTCGCTAGTTGAGGTTCCCGATTTGGATGAAGTATCCATTGTCATCCATGGCTCGTCGTCATCGTCGGAGTCTTCTTTTCTTCCTTGTTGTCTTTTATCGGCTTGATCCCAATCTTTTTTGCAAACTAAAATTTTTACAACGTCTGGCGCAAGACTGGATCTCTTCTCATCTAACACTCTTCTGCCTGCACTAAAAGCGGACTTGGACGCAATTGTAGAAGCTGGGACAACTAAAATATCCTTTGCAATTTTTGCTAAAACCGGAAATTGTAACTCATGATTCTTCCACCATGTTagtatatcaaaatcatcatttAACTCATAACTATATGAAATAAATTCGTGAACCATACTAGTGGCAGAAGAAGGTACGGTAGATGACTGGGAAATTCTACATTTTTGTTTTTTGGTTAGTATAGATGAAATGGTACTACTAAACCTACTAGAAGTATTACTACTCTTTGGTGGTATAGTACTTTGAGTTTTTGGAGCATACATATCTATAAGACGAAACAACAAATTTAAACAATTAGTTACATATAAAACATGATTATATGAAACTCCTAACACAGCATAATAATgttctaacatattttctaaaccttcCTTCCTAACACCGGGATCAAGAAGACATGC from Apium graveolens cultivar Ventura chromosome 5, ASM990537v1, whole genome shotgun sequence includes the following:
- the LOC141723505 gene encoding uncharacterized protein LOC141723505 is translated as MAILKARIIFGVSLSLIIINLVAVMERADENLLPSVYKEVSEAFGAGPAELGYLSFTRNFVRGISSPLAGVLVINYDRSTVLATGTFIWAFATAAVGASHHFRQVAFWRAVNGFGLAIVIPALQSFIADSYKDAARGAGFGFLHLIGHMGGIGGGVLATVMAGHEFWGMPGWRCAFIMMATLSALIGYFVLLFVVDPRRTDPTTDASTDREALVYKDNISVASVWMEALKAMKAVVKVKTFRIIVLQGLVGSLPWTSMVFFTLWFQLIGFDHNSTASLLSLFAAGVAMGSFLGGALGDRVSRVYPNSGRILCAQFSAFMGIPFTWFLLRMIPQSVSSYYTFAITLFLMGLSISWCNTAANAPMFAEVVPAKNRTMIYAFDRACEGSFSAFAAPMVGILSEKLYGYNPKSVDPTTGSLPEALALSKGLFTMMAVPFGLCCLFYTPAHWFFRRDRLNVRMASLKETELI